The Vicinamibacterales bacterium region GCATCGCTCGCCAGATTCTCTTTCCCCGGCCTCGATCCGATCGGACAGAAGTTCGTGAAGCTGCCGTCGATGTTCGGCGTCGCCGGCGTGCCGCGAGTCATCGGCGTCGTCGCCGACGTCAAGTACAGCGGTCTCGACGCTCCCGCTGGCGGCGCGCTCTACCTGCCGTGGAGCAGCCGGCCGTTCGGCACCGGCTACCTGGTCGCTCGCACGGCGTCGGATCCGCGGCGCTCGCTCGCGGACGTCAGGCAGGTCATCGCCAGCATCGATCCCGCCGTGCCGGTCCCCGAGCTGCTGACGCTCGACGGCATCCAGGCGGAGTCGATCGCGGCGCGCCGCATGCGCGCCATCCCCGCCGCGGCGTTCGCGCTGCTCGCACTCGCCGTCGCGGCGGTCGGCGTGATGGCCACGCTCTCGACGCTGGTCGCCGAGCGGCGGCGCGATCTGGCGATCCGCGCGGCGCTCGGCGCCTCACCGGAGCGGCTGATGTGGACGATAGGCAGGCAGGGCCTGACGCTGACGGCGATCGGTATCATCGCCGGCCTGGGAGCCGGCGCCATCGCCGGACGCGGGTTATCGTCGCTGCTTTACGGCGTACGGCCGTACGACGCGGCGACGTTCGGCGTTACGGCGGCCGTCGTGACGCTGGTTTCGGGATTGATGACAGCGGCCTGCTCGTCGCGAGCGCTGCGGATCGATCCGATCGCCGTGCTGCGGCAGGACGCCTGACGAAAAGCCGGGTCCGAAGACCCGGCCTGCCTCGCTACTCGGCAGGCTCGTGCTTTATCTAAATTACAGCTATGTTTATCGGTCTTACATGATATAAGATACGACTCGCGCCCGCCGAATTCGGCGCTTTTTCGCTCGTAGTCATCCGTGACGGCGCCGCCCGCGCCGGCGTTGGGGGACCAATGGCCGCGTCGATTCTGCTGCTGCTCGGAACCATCCTCGGCGCGCGCTCGGGACAAGCGCCGTCGCTGCTTGCAATTCACAGGCTCGACGGAAGCCATTTCGAGACGGCGGCCCAATGGCAGTTTCTCGCGCCAAGGCTTGAGAACGTCGATGTAGTCGGGTTGGCGGAGCCGATCCACATGACTCACGAGTTTCCCATCCTGCGCATCGGAATCATCCGGTTCCTGAACGAGCATCTGGGCTTTCACACGCTCGCCCTCGAGGGCTCGCTCGTCGATGCGTGGGCCACGCAGGATCGGTTCCTCGCGTCGGCCCGATCGGATCGCGACGCGTCGGAGGCGCAGCTCGCGCTCTTCCCTCTGTGGAACACCCCTGAAATCCGGGAGCTGTTTCAGTACGAAGCCGCGAGCTGGTCGACGCAAAATCGTCTGTACGTCACTTCGTACGACGTGCAGCCAGGCAGCGGAAAGGGAACATACGGCGTCGAGGCCATTCGGCTGCTTGCCGATCGACTGACGACATATGCCGCGCCGCCAGTGAATCTGGCCCGTGACACATGGCTGCATGACCTTCAGCCTTTGACCGGCGGCTGCGGTGCGTTTACGCCAGCTGACGCTCCGGCCGCGATCCACGCAATTGAGCAACTGGAGACGTGGATCGCAACGGCGAGTCCAGTGGTAGCGGCTCGCTTCCCAGACGTTCCAATGCATTCACGGTCACTGCGACTGGTTCCGGCAAGTCTGCGCGGCTCCCTCGCACTGTGCACCGGCATGGCCTCCCATTCAGCCAGCTACAAGGCCCTTCGGGACGGCCAGGCTGCGATCTTCGCGGAAGCGCTGCGAAACGTGTCCATCGACCGGAAGCTGATGCTCTGGGCGCACTGGAGCCATCTGACCTACGACGACTCTCTTGCAGGACCGTCCGTCGGCTACGCGCTTCGACAGCGGCTGGGAGAACGCATCTACACGATCCTTCCGGTCGCCGACCGAGGAAGCGCGATCATGATCTTCCCCGCGCCGGGATCCGATGACGATGTCGGCTATGGCTGGGTTCGGGCTGGTTCCGACCAGTTCGCCACGCGGATGCGAGCGTTGTCGTCGACGCCCTTCCTCGTGGACCTCCGCGACGCCTCAGTCAGGAACGACGAGGCCTTTGCCGG contains the following coding sequences:
- a CDS encoding erythromycin esterase family protein; amino-acid sequence: MAASILLLLGTILGARSGQAPSLLAIHRLDGSHFETAAQWQFLAPRLENVDVVGLAEPIHMTHEFPILRIGIIRFLNEHLGFHTLALEGSLVDAWATQDRFLASARSDRDASEAQLALFPLWNTPEIRELFQYEAASWSTQNRLYVTSYDVQPGSGKGTYGVEAIRLLADRLTTYAAPPVNLARDTWLHDLQPLTGGCGAFTPADAPAAIHAIEQLETWIATASPVVAARFPDVPMHSRSLRLVPASLRGSLALCTGMASHSASYKALRDGQAAIFAEALRNVSIDRKLMLWAHWSHLTYDDSLAGPSVGYALRQRLGERIYTILPVADRGSAIMIFPAPGSDDDVGYGWVRAGSDQFATRMRALSSTPFLVDLRDASVRNDEAFAGSQTVWIESRPVRLSLIRNADAIVWLPQIGPPHVPLPLLMVLGGMHYRKTLAVLAVLLLVAGGSALVWRRRPRPARSSRAA